The Actinomycetota bacterium DNA segment TGCGCGGCGAGGGTTCGTTCGTCCTGACCGCCCTCGATCCCGCGACCGGAACGCAGTCGGGACTCGGAGCCTTCTCTGCAGACGCGCTGCGAGCAGGGATCGGCGTGAGCATCGCTCAGCCGTACGGCTACGCGATCGTTCAGATAGTGCCGGCGTAGCTCCTACGCGTTCGGATCCACGCCCAGCAGGCGCTCCCGATTCACGGCCGTCCGTCCGCGGATGAGTCCGAGCAGCGCCCCCAGCCACGCGAGCAAGCCCAGGAACCACCCGGCCCCCGACGCCCCCAACAGCGATCCGGAGGATTGGCCGGCCGCCAGCAGGATCAGCGGCAGGGTGATCAAACCCGACGCCTGCTGCGCGGCCGCCGCACTCTTCACCTTCGAAGAAACACGAACGACGAAAGACAGTGCGAGCGCGATGAACGGAGGCACTATCCAGAACATCAAGAGCCACCAATCGGCGGTCGGGAAGAACCACCCACCGACCTGTGGGCCGACGATGATGTTCACGACTAAGGCATAGATGCTGAACCCCACGAGCGTCGTCAAGTAGCCGGGGATGAACGACGCGATCAGCTTGCCGAGGTAGATCTCCCGCTCGTCGGCCGGTGAATGCGCAAGGAACTCGCCGGTGCCCTTCTCTCGCTCGCCGACGATCGCGTTCGCGGCCACCGCCGAGGAGATCGTCAGGGGAACGACCACCGCGAGCGGTGCGAACAGGTAGACGGCCATCGCGAACGAGGCTCGCGCGGCCGGCGTGTTCCCGCGAACCGTATCCTGCACGCTCTGCGGGAGGACATCGAGGGTCTCCCCCACCTTACGGATGATCTCGACGTTCTCCAGACGGGAGATCGTGAACAGCAGCACCGTCGGGATGATCACGAAGAACAGCCCGGCCATGATCATCATCGGGATCCAGAAGTCCCTGCTGTCCCGAAGTTGCTTCAGATCGGTGCGAGCGATCACCCACGCGCGGCGCCAATTCACGATGCGTCCTCCTCGATCTCCGCGCCGCCGATGTCGACCGAGTCCCCGTGCTCGCCGCGCTGAACCGCGAAGTACAGCTCCTCGAGCGTCGGCGTGCGCGGCTGGACCCGCGTGAGACGCACGCCGGCCTTGGCGAGCGCCGCGATGATGTCGGGCACGCGCCCGATCTCGTCCAACTCGACGAGCGCGTGGCCGTTCCGCTCGAAGGACACAACGCCCTTGAGACGCTCGACCTTGGCGAACAGCCGGTCGCGGTCCTCCGCGTCGAGCAATACCTGAGGGGGCCAGTAGCGAGCGGCGAGCTCGGCCGGTGAGCCGGCGACGACGCTGCGGCCGCGTTCCATGATCACGACCTGATCCGCGATCCCTTCAGCCTCGAGCAAGAGGTGGGTGCACATGATGACGGTCTTGCCGGTCGTCGCCATCCAGTCGATGTGCGCGAGCACGGAACGCGCGGCTTCCGGGTCGAGCCCGGCGGTCGGCTCGTCGAGCAGGAGTAGATCCGGATCGTGCAGGACCGCTCGCGCGAGGGCGAGGCGGCTCTTCATCCCCGTCGAGTAGCCGCCCACGCGCAGATCGAGCGCGTTGGAGATGCCGAAGCGCTCGGCCGCTTCAGGGATCCGTCCCTGACCGACGCCGAACAGGTCGGCGGCGTAGCGGAGATTGTCCCGGCCGGTGAGCCGGTCGTAGAGCGCCGGCTTCGCGGAGACCACCCCGCACCGCTGGCGGACCGCTTCGCCCTGTAGGAGCGGATCCATCCCGAAGACCCGAACCGTCCCGTTCTGCGGCCGGAGCGCGCCGGTGATCAGGCGGACGGCGGTGGTCTTCCCGGCCCCGTTGGGGCCCACCAGAACGGCCACGGAGCCCGGAGGGGCGACCAGGGTCAACTCGGCTATGGCGAGAACCCGCCCGAACGAGCGGGCGACGCCTTCTAGCTGGACGACGGGGGTTTCGCTCACGCGCAGACGGGTCCTCGGTTCGGGCCTCCGAGCGTACCATCGGCCTCTTAGGGCGGCCTCTCAAGGGCCGGATCGCCGGAGATTTCGCGTCCTAACGGATCAGCAAGACGCCCTGGAGCGGGATCGGGGTGACTCGATCCGGGTCCGGCTGCATGCGCAGGACGCCCTGACCGCTCACCTCCAGCCGGAAGGTCACGAACTGGGCCTTGGTCTGGTACTGAAGGCCTTGCCCGGCGAACCGGAAGGGGAAGGCGAAAGGCGTGAAGAAGGTGCCCTCGATATCGAGCAGAGCCTGCCCCCCGATGAGGTGCTGGGTCTCACGCTCCGACCACAGGGCAAGGTCCTCGAAGAACCCTGCCTCGGGCGCGATCCACGTGAGACCGCCGCTGCCGGCGCCGAGATCGACGCGACCGTTGTCGACGTACACCATCGTTCGCATCAGGTTCAGCGTCGCGAACGAATCCTTCTCGAAGTTGCCGACCGCCTGGCTCTGCTCGGTATCGCCCTTGCGGAAGTAAACGTAGCCGTCCCACGACCCCGTTGTATCGGCGCAGGAAGAGACGTTCACGCAGAGCTTCCCGGTGCTCGATCCGACGTTCACGGTCCCTTCGAACACGACGTTCGAGGGCGCTTGGAAGATGACTTCGTTCGCGAGGTCGAGCTGGCCGCAGCTCACGTACCAGTTACCAGGAGGTATCACGATGCTCGGCGAGCTCGGTTGGGTCTTGCACGTCGGGAAGTAGGAGTCGGCCGAGGTGAACCCCGCCGGGATCCCGGTCGCTCCGATCGCGTTTCGAAGATTGTCCATGTGCGGAGCCTCGGTCGCTGCGTCCCGGCAAGGAGCGACCGCCACACCGTAGTACGCCGGATAGGAAGACTTGCAGTTGTACCGGTGGTCGATCGGCGCTCGCGTGATGCGATGGCCTGCGATCGGGCGCGGTACCAGCCGGCATCCCGTGACGTCGATGTCCTCGAAGGCTTGGCCCGGGTTCTGACCCGGCATGAGGGCGAAGCTGAAGATGAGCCCGTTGTTCACGTTGCAGTCGAGCTCGCTGACGCCTCCGGCCTGGATCTTGGAATTCTGGGTGCCGAACGCATCGATGGAGAAGTCCTGGGTTGCCTGGGTGCACTTCCGCTCCGTGGGGGTGCCGCCGCTCACCTCCGACGCGCTCGAGTCGACGGTGATGATGCCGGGGAAGTTCCCGACCGGCATGACGAAGACCTTCGCCTGTCCCGAAGCGACCAGGGCCTTACAGCCGGTCGGATCGAGAAGCACGAGCGAAACGAGGCCGTCCAAACTCTTGCCGGCGGTCGCTCGCGCCACGGCCGGCGGCCTGCTCGTGCCCTGCGTGGCATTGAGGACCCCGCCGAACAGGTACGTCCTTGTTCTTTGGACCTCTACGGCGATCCGCTGACAGGGTGAACCGTCGATCGCGACGTCCAGTCGTCCTTGCATGTACGGAGAGCCATCGGGCACAGGATTGATGATCGTCACCTGATACGGCGGAACTTGCACCACGGCGGCTGTCTCGGGCGTCGTGGCGCCACAGAATGGGACAGAGGCGAACGCCGCGCACGCGCTGGCCGGGGTCGGTACATTGCCGAGGCCGCGCGTGTTGGCCACGAAGTACTGATAGGCCGCGACGCATCCTCCGTAGGGATTCCCGCCTCCGACCGGATCGAGGGCCATCGCGCCGGCCATCGCTGCGAAATCCCCCGTCGCCTGACCCGCGCGCGCGTCCGCGCGCAACGCCGCGATGTCGATGACCAGGGCCACGAGGGTGAACATCGCGACCAGCAGGACGGTCACGAGCACGGCACTCGCTCCCCGTTCCTCGCCCAAACGAGCGAAGATCCCGCGCCTGCTCATGACGGCGGCACCGACTCGTAGCGCGCGACCGCCTCCGAGGTGAGCGTGAGATCGGTGCTCCACAGCAAGGCGTCGAATTGCGAGTTGCGCCGCACGACGACCTGGACGCGTCGCTCGTTGCCGTCGCTTCCTCGCCCGTCGTCGAAGCACCACGTCGCCGGCGTGCCCGTAGAGCCGTTCGTGTACACGGCGGCGCCGGCACCAGATTTCTCGCGCTTGCGCGTCTGATCGGTGGACGAGCTGATGGGCGACCCGTACCCGATATAGGCAACGCAGATGTACTGACCCGGCCACGTTTCGGCAAGGTCGCCGGCGGCCGAGGCCATAGCGCGTTGGGCCACCGACTCGAACCAAGAGTTCGGGACGCCCGCGCTCCCCGTCGGAAGCGTGGCGGCGTGGCGGACGCCCTCACGCGCGGCGTCCGTCAGCGCGATCTTCCGCGCGTAGGCCAACCCGCCGGAGAACATCCCGAGCACCACCATCAGCAGCAACGGGGCCAGGAGGGCGAACTCGACCGCAGAGGCCCCTCGCTCGCTACTGAGGAGTCGTTCTCCTCGGCGGCGGCCGGCAAACGTCGCGTGTGGCGTCCGAGCCGACATCGGCACATTCCCCTGCTCTCGAGGACTCGCTTTTCCGCTTCTTCAACGTTCGTCATCCACCGATAGTGACGGCCTTCCCGCTTTCCGTGGGGACTGCCGATCTATCGGACGGGACGAAGCGTCGCGAATCCCCCAGGGTTCGTCGACTCCCGTTGTTCTCTCAACGAAACGACCGAACGCAGCAAGTGTCAATGGCCACACACCAAGTAGTGAGGTTGCCGTGCGTGGCCTTCGCCGCTTCTACCGCTTTATCCTGGTCGGCGGCCTATGGCGACGACGCTCTGCCCGAAGGGCCGGAACCCGATCCGATCGAGGGCCCGGCCGATGGGGACCGCCACCCATTCCGATAGCCGGATCGTCATCCGGGTCAGCCGGGTCCGCCCGAGCAGCCGGATGAAGACGAACCACCCGACGGCACCGATCGGGTTGAAGTAGCGGACCTGGTCCACCTCGATCCCGGCGCGGGACATGACCTGCGATAGCTGCCGGCGCGAATAGCGGCGCACATGGTGATACCGGCGGTCGAGCTTCCCATAGAGAGCTGCGTGCGCGGGGACGAGGATCGCGATCCTCCCGCCCGGTTTCACGAGGTCGCGGATCGAGCGCAACGCGGCCTCGTCGTCCTCGATGTGCTCGAGCACGTTCATCGACACCGCCATGTCGAAGGCCTCGCGTCCGGCCAACGTCTCCACCCGCGAGCGAACGACCTCGACCCCCGGGAGCGCAAGCTTCTCGATGCGATCGGCCAGCCCGCTGTGCGGCTCCACGGCCACCACCTTGGCGGCGCGGGTCGCGAGGAAACGCGTGAAGTTCCCGCTGCCGGCTCCGACCTCCACGACCGATCCGCCGACCGGCTCGAAGGCCGAGAGCACCCACCGCTGATACCGCACGGCGCCGGCCAAGAGCTCCAGATCGAACTGCTCGTCGCGCGAGATCTTCTGATCCACGGGCGGGATTGTACGGGCTGAACGGCGAACCTCGGCGCCGACCGGTGAACCCCTTGTAGGGTCGAACCGTAAGCTCATGCCGAAGGGGGATGGGAGGGTGATGCGCAGACGATGGATCCTTCCGGTGCTCGCTGCCGCGGTCGTGTTCGCGCTCCCGATACTCTCCGCGACCGCTGGTTGCCATGCCTTCTCGTTCACGGAAACCACCTACACGGTCAACGAGCAGGCAGAATCAGTAACCCTCACCGTTGAACGCGACAACAACGTTGCGGACAGCAGCGTTAAATTCCATACGGTCGACGGCACCGCGAAAGCGCCCCAGGACTACAGCCAGGACTCCGGAACGCTCGAATACACGGGCCAGGATCTCCAGAAACAGTTCCAGATCAACATCGTGGACGACGCCTCGGATGAGCAGAACGAAGTCTTCACCGTCGACCTGGACGGTGGAAGTGGCTGCGGCGCCGTGAACTTTCAGTACGACACCGCCACGGTGAGGATCCTCGACAACGACGAGAAGCCGATCGCTCAGCCAACGCCGACGCCTACCCCGACTCCGAAGCCGACACCGACCAAGACGAGCACTCCGACGCCGAAGCCTTCCACGGCGAGCGCATCGCCCTCGCCGACACCGAGCTCACCCAGCCCGACCGCGACCGGCTCGCCCATCGCCGCAGCCGGCCCCGGCGACGGGGGGCTGTCCGGCGGAGCGCTGGCCGGCATCGTGGCCGCAACGGTCGCACTCGGTGGGGTCGCGGCGTTCTGGGTTCGCCGCCGTTTCCTGATCTAACCTTGCTTTTTGGGTCCCCTTCTCCCGTATCCTGAAGGCTCGGGGTCGGGGGCGGGGGTCCTAACGATGCGAACGAATCGACGGATGCTTGTTTTCCTGGCAGCTTCCGTCGCTGCCCTCTCGCTGGTCCCGGCGGGTCCCGCGTGGGCATGCGGCAAGGCTTCGTTCTCACCGCAGAGCTACACCGTCGGCGAGAACGACGGTTCCATCACGCTGACGATCGCCTTGGTTCTGAACAACCCCGAGTCACGCACGCGCACGATCGGTTATCAGACGAAGACGGGAACCGCGAAGAGCGGACAAGACTTCTTCGCTAAGACGGGTTCGGTCACGTTCTCGCCCGGCGACCACTCGAAGACGTTCACCGTCAACATCAAGAACGACTCCACGAACGAGCCCACCGAACGCTTCGAAGTCGAGGTCAAACCCGGGCCGACCAACGGCTGCATCGAGCCCGGCCCCGACGCGACTGTCACGATCCAAGACGACGATCCAAAGCCGAAGCCGTCGCCGACGCGAGACGAAGGATCGGACCCGCCGCCTTCCGATCCCGAGCCCGATCCGTCCACGGGATCCGCTCCGGATCCGGTCGTTGCCGAGCCGTCGGTCACGGCCTCGGCTTCGCCGACACCCTCGCCCACTCCGTCGACATCCGCATCGAGCACCGCGTCACCAGCGGTGTCCGCTTCTGGTTCCTTCGGCAGCGGAGGTGGCCTGTCCGCCTTCGCGCTCGCCGGCATCGCGCTCGGCGCGATCACGATCGGTTCGCTCGCGGTGGCCGGGGTGCGCCGGCGATTCCTGGTTACTCAGCCGCCGAGCTGATCGTCGCCTCGATCTCGCCCTTGCGGGCGTCGAGCTCGTCCGCGAATCGCTCGTCGGCCGCCGACGCCTCGTCGGGATCGATCGCTGCGAAGTCGATCACGCCCATCTCGGCGTAGGCGCGCTGCACCTTCGGGCCCCACAGCCCGATGTCCTTGATCGTAGGCACGATCCTCGTGAACAGAAGCTTGCGGAACTCGACCATGATCGGCGCGTTGTCGACGTATTCTTGGAAGTCCTCGTCCGGGAAGCCGAGCCGCTGCCAAACCTCTGCGGCTTGGAACCGATCGCGCATCAAGAACGAGGCTTCGACGACGAACTCCTCGCGCTCGTCGCGCTCCCTCTGCGTGAGCTGCGGATAATAGTCCTTGAGCGAGAGGCGGCCGAACGCGACGTGCCGCGCCTCGTCCTGCATCACGTACGCGTTGACCGCGCTCGCCAGCGGGTTCGCCGAGAAGTCGCGGATCAAGCCGAACGCGGCGAGTGCGAGCCCCTCGATCAGCACCTGCATACCGAGATAGGTGAAGTCCCACCGCGAGTCGCGGATGACTTGCTCGAGCATCTCCTTGAGCGGATCGGTGATCGGGTACGCGAGCTCGAACTTCTCGTGCAGGAGCCGCGAGTACACCTCGACGTGCCGGGCCTCGTCGATCACTTGCGTCGCTGCGTAGAACTTCGAGTCGAGGTCCGGCACGGTCTCGACGATCTTCGCGGCGCAGATCAGCGCGCCCTGCTCGCCGTGAAGGAACTGAGAGATCTGCCAGGCCTGGCCGTGGTGGCGGAGCTCAACGCGTTCCTTCGATGTCATCTTGTTCCACAGATCGGTCCCGTAGATGCCGAGGTACTCGTCCGCGAGCTCCATCGGGTTCTCGGGATCGAGATCCTGCGACCAATCGATCCGGACCTCGGCATCCCACTGCTTCTGCTTTCCCTTCGAATACAACGTGATGAGACGGTCGCGCATCTCGTCGTACTCCCAGTTGAAGACGGTCTCGAAAGAACCGTTGACCGCCCACCCCGTCTGCTCCACCGGAAGCGTGTAGATGCGCCGCGTCGTCATGGGGCCCTCCCGCCGTGATCCTCAACGGATGATACCCCGCCTCCGTCGTGGACCTCCTCATATCCCCTGCGCCCAGCCTCTCTCAACGCTTTCGCTACGGCGCGCCCTTCTTTCGTGATCCGCCGACCGCTCGCGGAAACGAAGTCCGTAAGTCCCTTGGCGTCGAGGTCCCTCAGCGTTCGGAAGAACCCACCTTGATCGGCCAGGAACGCCGAGCCCGGCGCGTGCCAATAGCCCGTTGGCGTCGACGCCGCGTCGATGAGGAACTCACAGGCGAGCTCGCTCAAGTCCAAAGCGTCGAGATCGACGTCCGCTTCCGGTTGCCGTCGTC contains these protein-coding regions:
- a CDS encoding ABC transporter permease subunit: MNWRRAWVIARTDLKQLRDSRDFWIPMMIMAGLFFVIIPTVLLFTISRLENVEIIRKVGETLDVLPQSVQDTVRGNTPAARASFAMAVYLFAPLAVVVPLTISSAVAANAIVGEREKGTGEFLAHSPADEREIYLGKLIASFIPGYLTTLVGFSIYALVVNIIVGPQVGGWFFPTADWWLLMFWIVPPFIALALSFVVRVSSKVKSAAAAQQASGLITLPLILLAAGQSSGSLLGASGAGWFLGLLAWLGALLGLIRGRTAVNRERLLGVDPNA
- a CDS encoding ABC transporter ATP-binding protein; translation: MSETPVVQLEGVARSFGRVLAIAELTLVAPPGSVAVLVGPNGAGKTTAVRLITGALRPQNGTVRVFGMDPLLQGEAVRQRCGVVSAKPALYDRLTGRDNLRYAADLFGVGQGRIPEAAERFGISNALDLRVGGYSTGMKSRLALARAVLHDPDLLLLDEPTAGLDPEAARSVLAHIDWMATTGKTVIMCTHLLLEAEGIADQVVIMERGRSVVAGSPAELAARYWPPQVLLDAEDRDRLFAKVERLKGVVSFERNGHALVELDEIGRVPDIIAALAKAGVRLTRVQPRTPTLEELYFAVQRGEHGDSVDIGGAEIEEDAS
- a CDS encoding Tad domain-containing protein produces the protein MSRRGIFARLGEERGASAVLVTVLLVAMFTLVALVIDIAALRADARAGQATGDFAAMAGAMALDPVGGGNPYGGCVAAYQYFVANTRGLGNVPTPASACAAFASVPFCGATTPETAAVVQVPPYQVTIINPVPDGSPYMQGRLDVAIDGSPCQRIAVEVQRTRTYLFGGVLNATQGTSRPPAVARATAGKSLDGLVSLVLLDPTGCKALVASGQAKVFVMPVGNFPGIITVDSSASEVSGGTPTERKCTQATQDFSIDAFGTQNSKIQAGGVSELDCNVNNGLIFSFALMPGQNPGQAFEDIDVTGCRLVPRPIAGHRITRAPIDHRYNCKSSYPAYYGVAVAPCRDAATEAPHMDNLRNAIGATGIPAGFTSADSYFPTCKTQPSSPSIVIPPGNWYVSCGQLDLANEVIFQAPSNVVFEGTVNVGSSTGKLCVNVSSCADTTGSWDGYVYFRKGDTEQSQAVGNFEKDSFATLNLMRTMVYVDNGRVDLGAGSGGLTWIAPEAGFFEDLALWSERETQHLIGGQALLDIEGTFFTPFAFPFRFAGQGLQYQTKAQFVTFRLEVSGQGVLRMQPDPDRVTPIPLQGVLLIR
- a CDS encoding TadE/TadG family type IV pilus assembly protein, which gives rise to MSARTPHATFAGRRRGERLLSSERGASAVEFALLAPLLLMVVLGMFSGGLAYARKIALTDAAREGVRHAATLPTGSAGVPNSWFESVAQRAMASAAGDLAETWPGQYICVAYIGYGSPISSSTDQTRKREKSGAGAAVYTNGSTGTPATWCFDDGRGSDGNERRVQVVVRRNSQFDALLWSTDLTLTSEAVARYESVPPS
- a CDS encoding class I SAM-dependent methyltransferase, yielding MDQKISRDEQFDLELLAGAVRYQRWVLSAFEPVGGSVVEVGAGSGNFTRFLATRAAKVVAVEPHSGLADRIEKLALPGVEVVRSRVETLAGREAFDMAVSMNVLEHIEDDEAALRSIRDLVKPGGRIAILVPAHAALYGKLDRRYHHVRRYSRRQLSQVMSRAGIEVDQVRYFNPIGAVGWFVFIRLLGRTRLTRMTIRLSEWVAVPIGRALDRIGFRPFGQSVVAIGRRPG
- a CDS encoding Calx-beta domain-containing protein, which produces MRRRWILPVLAAAVVFALPILSATAGCHAFSFTETTYTVNEQAESVTLTVERDNNVADSSVKFHTVDGTAKAPQDYSQDSGTLEYTGQDLQKQFQINIVDDASDEQNEVFTVDLDGGSGCGAVNFQYDTATVRILDNDEKPIAQPTPTPTPTPKPTPTKTSTPTPKPSTASASPSPTPSSPSPTATGSPIAAAGPGDGGLSGGALAGIVAATVALGGVAAFWVRRRFLI
- a CDS encoding Calx-beta domain-containing protein, whose translation is MLVFLAASVAALSLVPAGPAWACGKASFSPQSYTVGENDGSITLTIALVLNNPESRTRTIGYQTKTGTAKSGQDFFAKTGSVTFSPGDHSKTFTVNIKNDSTNEPTERFEVEVKPGPTNGCIEPGPDATVTIQDDDPKPKPSPTRDEGSDPPPSDPEPDPSTGSAPDPVVAEPSVTASASPTPSPTPSTSASSTASPAVSASGSFGSGGGLSAFALAGIALGAITIGSLAVAGVRRRFLVTQPPS
- a CDS encoding ferritin-like domain-containing protein; protein product: MTTRRIYTLPVEQTGWAVNGSFETVFNWEYDEMRDRLITLYSKGKQKQWDAEVRIDWSQDLDPENPMELADEYLGIYGTDLWNKMTSKERVELRHHGQAWQISQFLHGEQGALICAAKIVETVPDLDSKFYAATQVIDEARHVEVYSRLLHEKFELAYPITDPLKEMLEQVIRDSRWDFTYLGMQVLIEGLALAAFGLIRDFSANPLASAVNAYVMQDEARHVAFGRLSLKDYYPQLTQRERDEREEFVVEASFLMRDRFQAAEVWQRLGFPDEDFQEYVDNAPIMVEFRKLLFTRIVPTIKDIGLWGPKVQRAYAEMGVIDFAAIDPDEASAADERFADELDARKGEIEATISSAAE
- a CDS encoding type II toxin-antitoxin system prevent-host-death family antitoxin: MDVTSAARCVAIRELSRSTGELIDEVERDGKAFVVSRRGRMVALLVPLPEHVIIEFEERAPVTSAGRRQPEADVDLDALDLSELACEFLIDAASTPTGYWHAPGSAFLADQGGFFRTLRDLDAKGLTDFVSASGRRITKEGRAVAKALREAGRRGYEEVHDGGGVSSVEDHGGRAP